Proteins encoded by one window of Dehalococcoidales bacterium:
- a CDS encoding DUF296 domain-containing protein → MKASEGKIGRVFVIRLEDGDIIPDCIERFAREKGITTRHVILVGDVDRGQVVVGPRRSDEMPPEPVLLPVDGAHEVAGVGVLAPDDTGQPVLHIHAALGRSGNTMTGCLRYGVSTWLVAEAILYEITGVKATRLPDKASGFKLLEVEGGGL, encoded by the coding sequence ATGAAAGCATCCGAAGGCAAGATTGGACGGGTCTTTGTGATTCGCCTCGAAGACGGCGATATTATACCCGACTGCATCGAGCGCTTTGCCCGGGAGAAGGGAATAACCACCAGGCACGTCATCCTGGTGGGGGATGTTGACCGGGGGCAGGTGGTCGTCGGGCCGCGCCGGTCAGATGAAATGCCGCCGGAGCCGGTGCTGCTGCCCGTTGACGGCGCCCACGAGGTGGCCGGGGTGGGCGTGCTCGCCCCCGATGACACCGGCCAGCCGGTACTGCACATCCACGCCGCCCTGGGACGCTCCGGCAACACCATGACCGGCTGCCTGCGCTACGGCGTCTCCACCTGGCTGGTAGCCGAAGCCATCCTGTACGAAATCACCGGCGTCAAAGCCACCCGCCTCCCCGATAAAGCCAGCGGTTTTAAGCTGCTGGAGGTGGAGGGAGGGGGATTATAG